Proteins from a genomic interval of Hyalangium ruber:
- a CDS encoding imm11 family protein, with translation MSQRFFRLSDDVKVPNRWDLDTPTDRQGRQVDDGQFRLGTPVHVTDRLRIPVEIAGKPLDFTEAGIMIPVVHVRVASMFAELAPDDVQLIPVDVEGHPDQFLVLVATRLIRCIDEQASRIQLWTHENGIPDMVGKYFSVRDMRIDKAKVGSAKVFRCEGWTGPLIVSGEIKTALDGMRATGTRFEEV, from the coding sequence ATGTCCCAGCGTTTCTTCAGACTCTCCGACGATGTGAAAGTTCCGAACCGCTGGGACCTGGACACGCCGACGGACAGGCAGGGCCGACAGGTGGATGACGGGCAGTTCAGGCTCGGAACGCCGGTCCACGTCACGGACCGTTTGAGGATTCCCGTCGAGATTGCGGGGAAGCCGCTGGACTTCACAGAGGCGGGCATCATGATCCCGGTGGTTCATGTCCGGGTCGCATCCATGTTCGCGGAGCTGGCCCCGGACGACGTGCAACTCATCCCCGTGGACGTGGAGGGCCACCCGGATCAGTTCCTTGTCCTCGTAGCCACGCGCCTTATCCGCTGTATCGACGAGCAGGCGTCTCGGATCCAGCTCTGGACCCACGAGAACGGAATTCCGGACATGGTTGGGAAATACTTCTCCGTGCGTGACATGCGTATCGACAAGGCCAAGGTGGGAAGCGCCAAGGTGTTCCGGTGCGAGGGGTGGACGGGCCCGCTGATCGTCTCAGGGGAGATCAAGACTGCCTTGGATGGCATGCGCGCCACGGGCACGAGGTTTGAGGAGGTCTAG
- a CDS encoding HNH endonuclease, with protein sequence MAALLGEIEGLGIAGKQRGTRFTPKSKESVKQENASRNDGTNRCENCDVETVPAQQHKKGVTPPTNETQVDHVVPKSKGGKGVPDNGQVLCRDCNLKKGDKEQ encoded by the coding sequence TTGGCCGCCCTCCTTGGTGAGATTGAAGGCCTTGGAATCGCAGGCAAGCAAAGAGGCACGCGCTTCACTCCAAAGAGCAAGGAGAGCGTCAAACAGGAGAACGCGAGCCGCAACGACGGTACGAACCGCTGCGAAAACTGCGATGTCGAGACAGTTCCAGCCCAGCAGCACAAGAAAGGAGTTACTCCCCCCACCAACGAGACGCAGGTAGACCACGTTGTTCCAAAGTCAAAGGGTGGCAAGGGAGTGCCGGACAACGGCCAAGTCCTCTGCAGGGACTGTAACCTCAAGAAAGGCGACAAGGAGCAATGA
- a CDS encoding AHH domain-containing protein, which translates to MLRWRMLWKAEALFLALLVGCASIPRVPLVENMGQGKAIVHVPRSADLQTVELEEEEFQQAVRRLAREVQLTGTPRQTAEKAFQMDPQSGNYLYLERDKKLVPAGPGEPWDGTLTKEDKELAERYRLWCQSAYSFYGDCLGGALVAGRYLDMQGRYVWALAMSKSPVLGEMKKALGEMVEFRALISAALWTLGSMLLIMLLNPVAPALVAALGVGMLLYVGYDTLRNLVTGWGDLTEAAKVATTFAEIREAGERFGKLIGREAARAFAMLLVAAIGSTAQLFAAKVPTLPGSAQVAMQSEGQAGISLHAMGAVEEIAVSAKGVSITLPANVVAMAARPSRGTGPCIETHHIATVCNDQSTARGGPWTPRFRRIFAKAGMSMEDPANKMPLPGHYGPHPERYHQIILDELADATATCHSVVECQAKLKAALKELAKQIATPGTELNQLVARP; encoded by the coding sequence ATGCTGCGATGGCGAATGCTCTGGAAGGCAGAAGCGCTGTTCCTTGCGCTGCTCGTGGGGTGCGCCAGCATCCCTCGGGTCCCCCTCGTGGAGAACATGGGCCAGGGCAAGGCTATCGTTCACGTTCCCCGCTCGGCGGACCTGCAAACGGTGGAGTTGGAGGAAGAGGAGTTCCAGCAGGCCGTCAGGCGCCTTGCGCGCGAGGTACAGCTGACAGGCACGCCTCGCCAGACGGCGGAAAAGGCGTTTCAGATGGACCCTCAGAGCGGCAATTACCTTTACTTGGAGCGGGATAAGAAGCTGGTGCCAGCAGGGCCCGGTGAGCCCTGGGATGGCACGTTGACAAAAGAAGACAAGGAGCTGGCGGAACGCTATCGGCTCTGGTGCCAGAGCGCTTACAGCTTCTACGGCGACTGTCTCGGGGGCGCGCTGGTGGCTGGACGCTATCTGGACATGCAAGGCCGTTACGTCTGGGCTCTGGCGATGAGCAAGAGCCCCGTCCTGGGCGAGATGAAGAAGGCGCTGGGAGAGATGGTGGAATTCCGCGCCTTGATCAGCGCGGCCCTGTGGACATTGGGTTCCATGCTGCTGATCATGCTCCTCAATCCCGTGGCTCCGGCGCTGGTGGCGGCCTTGGGCGTCGGGATGCTCCTATACGTGGGCTATGACACGCTCCGCAACCTCGTGACGGGCTGGGGGGATTTGACGGAGGCGGCGAAGGTCGCAACCACCTTCGCGGAGATCCGCGAGGCGGGCGAGAGGTTCGGGAAGCTCATCGGGCGAGAGGCCGCGCGCGCGTTCGCCATGCTGCTGGTTGCGGCCATTGGATCAACGGCTCAACTGTTCGCGGCGAAGGTCCCGACGCTACCTGGCTCGGCGCAGGTGGCCATGCAGTCCGAGGGGCAAGCAGGAATCTCACTGCACGCGATGGGGGCGGTGGAGGAGATCGCGGTCAGTGCCAAGGGCGTCAGCATCACGCTTCCCGCAAACGTGGTAGCCATGGCGGCGCGGCCCAGTCGCGGCACGGGCCCCTGCATCGAGACGCACCACATCGCCACCGTCTGCAACGACCAGTCCACCGCGCGCGGTGGTCCGTGGACTCCGCGATTCCGCCGCATCTTCGCCAAGGCGGGCATGTCGATGGAGGACCCGGCGAACAAGATGCCACTTCCGGGTCACTACGGACCGCATCCCGAGCGGTATCACCAGATCATCTTGGACGAACTTGCCGATGCAACGGCGACCTGTCACAGCGTCGTGGAGTGTCAAGCGAAGCTGAAAGCGGCCCTCAAGGAACTCGCGAAGCAAATCGCCACCCCGGGAACTGAGCTGAACCAACTCGTCGCCCGGCCGTAA
- a CDS encoding DUF4265 domain-containing protein, with translation MKGDESKRHVKIIVPLEQDEDGYPPVGSERLWALHIGDGRYQIDNIPFFARDLAWGDVVSAVPEEGAEEGVLRYEQVLQSSGHSTFRILVHDETQVSEVCSLLEQLGCDTERSHLPRLVAIDIPPSVPLAVVRQALSPGVSQERWEYEEACLGQPEAE, from the coding sequence GTGAAGGGTGACGAGTCCAAGCGCCATGTCAAAATCATTGTTCCGCTGGAGCAGGACGAGGATGGATACCCACCCGTGGGCTCAGAGCGGCTATGGGCTCTCCATATTGGAGACGGGCGCTACCAGATAGACAATATACCCTTCTTTGCGCGGGACCTTGCCTGGGGGGATGTCGTGTCCGCCGTACCCGAGGAAGGAGCCGAGGAGGGCGTCCTGCGCTACGAGCAGGTCCTTCAATCCTCTGGTCACAGCACCTTCCGCATTCTCGTTCACGACGAGACCCAGGTGTCCGAGGTGTGCAGCCTATTGGAGCAGTTGGGGTGCGACACCGAGCGTAGCCATCTGCCTCGCTTGGTAGCCATTGACATTCCCCCCAGCGTCCCTCTTGCGGTTGTACGTCAGGCACTCTCCCCTGGCGTCAGCCAGGAGCGCTGGGAGTACGAGGAGGCCTGCCTCGGACAGCCAGAAGCAGAGTGA
- a CDS encoding CHAT domain-containing tetratricopeptide repeat protein: MLKALGWAAVVALCCAASAVAGETVPDARLQQAQTAYEEAKRLDQAGKYAEAVAQAEQALSLRESVLGDKHPEVADCLDLLGALYRFQGEFDRAEPLIQRGLAIREGAFGQNHPDVAQSLNNLANIYQAQGLYDRAEPLYQRSLAIREATLGKNHPSVAASLNNLAVLNDRQGRYSRAEPLYQRALAIREAAFDKDHPIVATSLNNLAILYAEQGLYSRAEPLYQRALRIREAALGKNHPDLAASLGNLANLYSDQGMYSRAEPFYQRALALKKEAAFGKDHPDIAIHLNNLAVLYDRQGLYSRAEPLYQRALEIREATLGKNHHDVAASLNNLADVYAKQGAYGRAEQLHQRSLAIYEAVFGKTNPEVGQTLNSLARVYAEQGQYSRAEPLYQRALATNEATLGKNHPAVARSLNDLATLQLARRRLAAAVPLLARAFAMSEQRLRHEALDFSEARLASFLQLLRADEERLYAVVQSHPNDASMRRLALSAALLLKGRSMEETAHISRAVYRGLGSQGRDTFERLRGLRTQLASLSLQGPGSRPLPVYQKQLRELAEQGDALEADLAQRSAPLRALTALPSPAVIVDRVAQSLPKDSALIEFIYHEDHSRVPKPGEPKAQLRYLALVLFPNATTVALDLGPAEPIDSTALHLRAALANRDVAFHAHAQTLYQLAFRPLLPLLGKTRRLFLSPDGQLSLVPFSALHDGRQFLVESFDFTYLTSGKDLLPRLQETAHASSVVVLAAPDFDAPLQPPDSFQGGGEAQKHRAASLEHFFSSLREGSAPRAWVTAPLPGTRNEAEAIQRLLPQAQLFLGANATKQRLLNLPTPGILHLATHGFFLEDAAAPDGSRGVGHFGALGEEPAASRPPDPLLRSGLLLAGASAATASSRAPSENALVTALELASLDLWGTQLVVLSACDTGRGDVKMGQGVYGMRRAFIVAGAETVVTSLWKVDDQTTSTLMEAYYRNLLAGQGRATALREAMRALRTTQPHPHFWAPFIALGKDAPLRSLSPGTLNTPQK; encoded by the coding sequence ATGCTCAAGGCGCTCGGGTGGGCCGCGGTGGTTGCCTTGTGCTGTGCAGCAAGTGCGGTGGCCGGGGAAACGGTGCCAGATGCGCGCTTGCAGCAGGCACAGACAGCCTATGAAGAGGCAAAGCGGCTCGATCAGGCGGGAAAGTACGCCGAGGCCGTGGCGCAGGCCGAACAGGCGCTCTCGCTGCGCGAGTCCGTGCTCGGAGACAAGCATCCGGAAGTCGCCGACTGTCTGGACCTGCTTGGAGCGTTATATCGGTTTCAGGGGGAGTTTGACCGGGCCGAGCCGCTGATCCAACGCGGACTCGCCATTCGGGAAGGGGCCTTCGGCCAAAACCATCCCGATGTCGCCCAATCCCTCAACAATCTGGCCAACATCTACCAAGCCCAGGGGTTGTATGACCGGGCCGAGCCGCTCTACCAGCGCTCACTCGCCATCCGGGAAGCGACCCTGGGCAAGAACCATCCCTCCGTCGCCGCTTCGCTCAACAACCTCGCCGTCCTCAACGATCGCCAGGGCCGGTACAGCCGCGCCGAGCCGCTCTACCAGCGCGCGCTCGCCATCCGGGAAGCGGCCTTTGACAAGGACCATCCCATCGTTGCCACCTCGCTCAACAACCTCGCCATCCTCTACGCGGAGCAGGGGCTGTACAGCCGCGCTGAGCCGCTCTACCAGCGCGCGCTCAGGATTCGAGAGGCAGCCCTGGGCAAGAACCATCCCGACCTCGCCGCGTCGCTCGGCAACCTCGCCAACCTCTACTCAGACCAGGGAATGTACAGCCGGGCAGAGCCCTTCTACCAACGCGCGCTTGCCCTCAAGAAGGAGGCGGCCTTCGGCAAGGACCACCCCGACATCGCCATCCATCTCAACAACCTCGCCGTCCTCTACGATCGCCAAGGCCTGTACAGCCGCGCCGAGCCGCTCTACCAGCGCGCGCTCGAAATCCGGGAGGCGACCCTCGGCAAGAACCATCACGATGTCGCCGCCTCACTCAACAACCTTGCCGACGTCTACGCCAAGCAGGGCGCGTACGGCCGGGCCGAGCAACTCCACCAGCGGTCACTCGCCATCTATGAGGCGGTTTTTGGCAAGACCAACCCCGAGGTTGGCCAGACGCTCAACAGCCTTGCCCGCGTCTACGCGGAGCAGGGGCAGTACAGCCGCGCCGAGCCGCTCTACCAGCGCGCGCTCGCTACCAATGAAGCGACCCTCGGCAAGAACCATCCCGCCGTTGCGCGCTCGCTCAACGATCTCGCGACGCTTCAGTTGGCCCGGCGTCGACTCGCGGCGGCCGTTCCGCTGCTGGCGCGTGCCTTCGCCATGTCCGAGCAGCGCCTGCGCCACGAGGCGCTTGATTTCTCCGAGGCGCGCCTGGCCAGCTTCCTCCAGTTGCTGCGCGCCGACGAGGAGCGCCTCTACGCGGTGGTCCAGTCACATCCCAACGACGCCAGCATGCGGCGTCTGGCCCTGAGCGCTGCCCTGCTCCTCAAGGGCCGATCGATGGAGGAGACGGCGCATATCTCCCGTGCGGTCTACCGGGGCTTGGGCTCCCAGGGGCGCGACACCTTCGAGCGGCTGCGTGGGCTGCGCACCCAACTGGCCAGCCTCTCGCTCCAGGGTCCCGGCTCGCGCCCCCTGCCCGTCTACCAGAAACAGCTCCGGGAACTCGCCGAGCAGGGCGATGCGCTCGAAGCGGACCTCGCCCAGCGCTCCGCCCCCCTGCGCGCGCTGACGGCTCTGCCGTCCCCTGCGGTCATCGTCGACCGGGTTGCTCAATCTCTGCCCAAGGACAGTGCCCTCATCGAGTTCATCTACCATGAGGACCACTCGCGGGTACCCAAGCCGGGCGAACCCAAGGCCCAGCTCCGCTACCTGGCGCTGGTGCTCTTTCCAAACGCCACCACTGTCGCGCTCGACCTGGGCCCCGCCGAGCCCATCGACTCGACCGCCTTGCACCTGCGTGCCGCGTTGGCCAACCGGGACGTTGCCTTCCACGCCCACGCCCAGACGCTCTACCAGCTCGCTTTCCGTCCCCTGCTCCCGCTGCTGGGAAAGACGCGCCGCCTCTTCCTCTCGCCGGATGGCCAGCTGTCCCTGGTCCCCTTCTCAGCGCTCCACGACGGTCGCCAATTCCTCGTGGAGTCCTTCGACTTCACCTACCTCACTTCTGGCAAGGATCTGCTGCCTCGACTCCAGGAGACAGCCCACGCCTCCTCGGTGGTCGTCCTCGCGGCCCCAGACTTCGACGCCCCCCTCCAGCCACCTGACTCCTTTCAGGGAGGGGGCGAGGCACAGAAGCATCGCGCTGCCTCGCTCGAGCATTTCTTCTCCTCTCTGCGCGAGGGCTCAGCCCCCCGAGCCTGGGTCACTGCCCCCCTTCCGGGCACCCGCAACGAGGCTGAAGCCATCCAGCGCCTGCTCCCCCAGGCTCAGCTCTTCCTCGGCGCGAACGCCACCAAGCAACGCCTGCTGAACCTGCCCACTCCTGGCATCCTCCACCTGGCCACCCACGGCTTCTTCCTCGAGGATGCGGCAGCGCCCGACGGCTCCCGCGGCGTCGGCCATTTCGGTGCGCTGGGCGAAGAGCCAGCCGCCTCGCGTCCTCCGGATCCGTTGCTGCGCTCGGGCCTGTTGCTGGCAGGGGCCAGTGCGGCGACGGCCTCTTCCCGGGCTCCCTCCGAGAACGCGCTGGTGACGGCGCTGGAGCTGGCGAGCCTGGACCTGTGGGGCACCCAGCTGGTCGTCCTGTCCGCCTGTGACACCGGTCGAGGCGACGTCAAGATGGGCCAGGGCGTCTACGGCATGCGCCGCGCCTTCATCGTGGCCGGAGCCGAGACGGTGGTCACCAGCCTCTGGAAGGTGGACGACCAGACCACGAGCACATTGATGGAGGCCTATTACCGCAATCTGCTGGCAGGCCAGGGACGTGCCACAGCCCTGCGCGAGGCCATGCGCGCGTTGCGGACCACCCAGCCCCACCCTCACTTCTGGGCGCCCTTCATTGCCCTGGGCAAGGATGCGCCCCTGCGCTCGCTCTCGCCTGGCACCCTGAACACACCGCAGAAGTAG
- a CDS encoding choice-of-anchor A family protein, producing MYRASLACVSAIVVIVGALSCSASEPEQAPAEKLANLRTAALQVTAGNCSTCLDIRLSGYNLFVLENYSGGTNIEGKVAAGGSITLNDFSVGSALPDDNVSNTLVAGGNLALLRGGVFGAVWYGGSYTPDWSVNIQRGTAAHGTPIDFAARFAELRSLSSRLAAQAINGTTQPQWGNVYLTGTDPCLNVFEVQASDFNSAWVRHISVPAGSFALVNIIGTGPTLRGGFNDDINPRRVLYNFVDATSLDARGFGLAGTVLAPHARATLNDGSWSGGIYAVSLIGNATGRFSPLDELEGTTDEACNGADDNCNGQIDEGFECAGASSRSCTAWCGAAGTQTCDPATCGYGECASASCCRADADCGGGSFCEGSTCAAQRENGESCSSANQCASGQCVDGVCCNGACDGACDACNLTGSVGTCGFTPATVRCRDSAGTCDVEEYCTGMSASCPADIFLSAGTACTPDGNSCTLDMCNGSGHCAHPPAPVGVSCNDGNACTTGDVCNGAGTCGGSTLSCNSPPDAQCYQSAGTCTDGACSYTPKSAGTSCNDGNTCTTGDVCNGAGTCGGTALSCNSPPDAQCYQFAGTCTNGACSYTPKPAGTSCNDGSSCTSEDVCNGAGSCTGNVVPCSGVPGTTLRVPEGATQATVSLWGAGGGGGNPGFGGGGAWVNARIPVTPGDRLDILAGRGGQEGGGGGGASYLFRNGQLMLVAAGGGGAGVDGCGGCSGALDPLAGAGGGGGFPGGTGQAGRANNYAETNSGGGQGGTQSAGGAGGTSTNNSPYSQCSSPGLPGSTSRGGAVRGDCTAILVEAFELVGGQGYTNGSSGGGGAGRYGGGSGGQMYTYTGGGGGGGSSWIHPSATLLGGGSGDGPIPGGVTSPGYSDPVGRGGAPVTRGSNGQVRLTW from the coding sequence ATGTACCGTGCGAGCCTGGCGTGTGTGTCGGCTATCGTTGTGATTGTGGGCGCGTTGAGTTGCAGCGCGAGCGAGCCCGAACAAGCGCCAGCGGAAAAGCTGGCGAACCTGCGCACCGCCGCGCTTCAAGTCACGGCGGGCAACTGCTCCACTTGCCTCGACATCCGCCTGAGCGGCTACAACCTGTTCGTTCTCGAGAACTACAGCGGAGGCACCAACATCGAGGGCAAGGTGGCGGCAGGCGGCAGCATCACGCTGAATGACTTCTCCGTGGGCTCTGCGCTGCCGGATGACAATGTCTCCAACACACTGGTGGCGGGCGGTAACCTCGCCCTCTTGCGCGGCGGCGTGTTCGGCGCTGTCTGGTATGGGGGCAGCTATACTCCCGACTGGAGCGTGAACATCCAGCGAGGCACGGCCGCGCATGGCACTCCCATTGACTTCGCAGCCCGATTCGCTGAGTTGCGCAGTCTGTCATCGCGGTTGGCCGCCCAGGCAATCAATGGCACCACCCAGCCCCAATGGGGCAACGTGTACCTGACGGGCACGGACCCGTGCCTGAACGTTTTCGAAGTGCAAGCCAGTGACTTCAACAGTGCCTGGGTGCGCCACATTTCCGTGCCGGCCGGCTCGTTCGCGCTGGTCAACATCATCGGTACGGGTCCCACCCTTCGCGGCGGCTTCAACGACGACATCAACCCGCGCCGCGTGCTCTACAATTTCGTGGATGCCACCAGCCTCGACGCTCGCGGCTTTGGCCTGGCGGGCACGGTGCTGGCACCTCACGCCCGCGCGACACTCAACGACGGGAGCTGGTCCGGCGGTATCTACGCCGTTTCACTGATCGGCAATGCAACAGGCCGCTTCAGCCCGCTTGATGAGCTGGAGGGCACCACCGATGAAGCGTGCAATGGGGCGGATGACAACTGCAACGGGCAGATAGACGAAGGCTTCGAGTGTGCCGGAGCGAGCAGCCGGAGCTGCACGGCATGGTGCGGCGCGGCTGGGACGCAGACCTGCGATCCGGCCACCTGCGGTTATGGAGAGTGTGCCTCCGCGAGTTGTTGCCGAGCCGATGCCGACTGCGGGGGCGGCTCCTTCTGTGAGGGCAGCACCTGCGCGGCACAGAGGGAGAACGGAGAGTCCTGCAGCAGTGCCAACCAGTGCGCCAGCGGGCAGTGCGTGGATGGGGTGTGCTGCAACGGCGCTTGTGATGGGGCCTGTGACGCGTGCAACCTGACGGGCAGCGTGGGCACGTGCGGCTTTACTCCTGCAACAGTGCGCTGCCGGGACTCGGCGGGCACCTGCGATGTGGAGGAGTACTGCACGGGGATGTCCGCGAGCTGTCCGGCGGATATCTTCCTCTCCGCGGGTACGGCCTGCACCCCGGATGGCAACTCCTGCACCCTGGACATGTGTAATGGCTCCGGCCACTGCGCCCACCCGCCAGCGCCCGTGGGCGTGAGCTGCAATGATGGCAACGCCTGTACGACGGGAGACGTGTGCAATGGCGCGGGCACATGCGGTGGCTCAACCCTGAGCTGCAACAGCCCGCCCGACGCTCAGTGCTACCAGTCCGCGGGCACCTGCACCGACGGAGCCTGTAGCTACACGCCGAAGTCCGCCGGCACGAGCTGCAATGATGGCAACACCTGTACGACGGGAGACGTGTGCAATGGCGCGGGCACATGCGGTGGCACAGCCCTGAGCTGCAACAGCCCACCCGACGCTCAGTGCTACCAGTTCGCAGGCACCTGCACCAACGGAGCCTGTAGCTACACGCCGAAGCCCGCCGGCACGAGCTGCAATGATGGCAGCTCCTGCACGAGTGAAGACGTGTGTAACGGCGCAGGCAGCTGCACAGGCAATGTGGTGCCGTGTTCTGGCGTGCCGGGAACCACCCTGCGTGTCCCCGAAGGAGCGACACAGGCCACAGTCTCACTCTGGGGCGCTGGAGGCGGCGGCGGAAACCCCGGCTTTGGAGGAGGGGGAGCCTGGGTCAACGCCAGGATTCCTGTGACGCCCGGTGACCGACTCGACATCCTTGCCGGCCGGGGTGGGCAGGAAGGAGGAGGCGGGGGTGGCGCCTCCTACCTCTTCCGGAATGGACAGCTCATGCTGGTCGCGGCAGGGGGCGGTGGAGCAGGCGTGGATGGGTGCGGCGGCTGCAGCGGCGCGTTGGATCCCCTTGCCGGTGCGGGAGGTGGAGGCGGCTTTCCCGGAGGCACCGGGCAGGCGGGACGCGCGAACAACTACGCTGAGACCAACTCCGGGGGAGGCCAGGGAGGTACACAGAGCGCCGGTGGGGCCGGGGGCACGAGCACCAACAACAGCCCCTACAGCCAGTGTTCATCTCCTGGCCTGCCCGGCAGCACGAGCCGGGGTGGCGCGGTCCGGGGTGATTGCACCGCCATCCTTGTCGAGGCCTTCGAGCTGGTGGGAGGCCAGGGCTATACCAACGGTAGCAGTGGAGGCGGGGGCGCTGGCCGCTACGGCGGAGGAAGCGGTGGCCAGATGTATACCTATACGGGAGGCGGAGGCGGAGGCGGCTCATCGTGGATACACCCTTCAGCCACTCTCCTGGGCGGCGGGAGCGGCGATGGACCGATCCCTGGAGGTGTCACGAGCCCCGGCTACAGCGACCCCGTTGGACGCGGTGGCGCCCCTGTCACCAGGGGTTCGAATGGGCAGGTCCGCCTTACCTGGTAG